One window from the genome of Euzebyales bacterium encodes:
- a CDS encoding ATP-binding protein produces MTRPLLSAEQRAAALEGRLQSTTEALLVDEDETEPVRLLGRPADDGVTVMVGASLADVADALELLLAQLVIGGVAALALASVAGYVLAGAALRPVEEMRRRATAISADTAGERLPLPVAHDEVRRLGETLNAMLERLDGGVRRERRFIADASHELRSPLALLQTELDLARRRPRRPEDLQDALHSAGEEVDRLTRLAEDLLVLASTEEEQLRLQRASFAVRDLLEQVARQFATRADAADRAVEVGHTPPGSMDGDRLRLERALGNLVDNALRHGGGRILLDAAADDGGVVLRVSDEGAGFPAAFVSSAFERFTRDDEARTEPGAGLGLAIVETIARAHGGQARAANRPEGGAIVELVIPTHSTNPADTTPHAP; encoded by the coding sequence ATGACCAGGCCGCTGCTGTCGGCTGAGCAACGAGCGGCGGCGCTCGAGGGACGGCTGCAGTCCACGACCGAGGCGTTGCTGGTTGACGAGGACGAGACCGAGCCGGTACGGCTGCTGGGGCGCCCAGCCGACGATGGCGTGACGGTCATGGTTGGTGCGTCGCTCGCCGATGTCGCCGACGCCCTTGAGCTGCTGCTCGCCCAACTGGTGATCGGTGGCGTGGCTGCCCTCGCGTTGGCGAGCGTGGCAGGCTACGTGCTGGCTGGCGCAGCGTTGCGCCCGGTCGAGGAGATGCGGCGTCGGGCCACGGCGATCTCGGCGGACACCGCTGGCGAGCGGCTGCCTCTGCCGGTGGCGCACGATGAAGTGCGTCGGTTGGGGGAAACGCTCAATGCCATGCTCGAGCGTCTCGATGGCGGCGTGCGCCGCGAACGCCGTTTCATTGCCGACGCCAGCCATGAGCTGCGCTCCCCACTCGCGCTCCTGCAGACCGAGCTCGACCTCGCCCGCCGGCGGCCGCGACGCCCCGAGGACCTGCAGGACGCGTTGCACTCGGCAGGCGAGGAGGTCGACCGCCTCACCCGACTGGCCGAGGATCTCCTCGTGCTCGCCTCGACCGAGGAGGAGCAGCTTCGCCTCCAGCGCGCGTCGTTCGCGGTGCGCGACCTGCTCGAACAGGTAGCTCGTCAGTTCGCCACGCGCGCGGACGCTGCGGACCGTGCCGTAGAGGTCGGACACACACCGCCCGGCAGCATGGACGGCGACCGTCTGCGGCTCGAGCGGGCGCTGGGCAACCTCGTCGACAACGCGCTCCGCCATGGCGGTGGACGTATCCTGCTCGACGCAGCAGCCGACGACGGCGGTGTGGTCCTGCGCGTCAGCGACGAGGGGGCGGGCTTTCCCGCGGCGTTCGTGTCGTCCGCGTTCGAACGGTTCACACGCGACGACGAGGCTCGGACCGAGCCAGGCGCCGGGCTCGGCCTCGCGATCGTCGAGACCATCGCACGCGCGCATGGCGGTCAGGCCCGCGCCGCCAACCGGCCCGAGGGCGGCGCCATCGTCGAACTGGTCATCCCGACCCACTCGACGAACCCGGCGGACACCACTCCCCACGCGCCGTAG
- a CDS encoding response regulator transcription factor, whose amino-acid sequence MRLLVVEDEAKMAGLLRRGLVEEGYATDVAATGRDAFWMAASVDYDAIVLDVMLPEVDGFEVCRRLRSRGIWAPVLMLTARDAVDDRVAGLDAGADDYLPKPFAFDELLARLRALVRRGAPARPTSLEVGDLRLDPATHQVWRAGHEIDLSAKEFALLETMMRRPGQALSRYQLLEHAWDGGYESRSNIVDVYVRYLREKVDRPFARETIETVRGVGYRLNADG is encoded by the coding sequence GTGCGTCTGCTCGTGGTGGAGGATGAAGCGAAGATGGCGGGCCTGCTGCGGCGGGGTCTCGTCGAGGAAGGCTACGCCACCGACGTCGCGGCGACCGGCAGGGACGCATTTTGGATGGCTGCATCGGTGGACTACGACGCTATCGTGCTCGACGTCATGCTCCCCGAGGTCGACGGCTTCGAGGTGTGTCGGCGACTGCGCAGTCGGGGTATCTGGGCGCCGGTGTTGATGCTGACCGCGCGGGATGCCGTCGACGACCGCGTCGCGGGACTGGACGCGGGCGCGGACGACTATCTGCCGAAGCCGTTCGCCTTCGACGAGTTGCTCGCCCGACTGCGGGCGCTCGTGCGTCGCGGCGCGCCCGCACGGCCGACGTCGCTCGAGGTCGGGGACCTGCGGTTGGATCCCGCGACGCACCAGGTCTGGCGCGCGGGTCACGAGATCGACCTGTCTGCGAAGGAGTTCGCGCTGCTCGAGACGATGATGCGTCGGCCGGGTCAGGCGCTGTCGCGCTACCAACTTCTGGAGCATGCCTGGGACGGCGGATACGAGAGCCGGTCGAACATCGTCGACGTCTACGTCCGCTACCTGCGGGAGAAGGTCGATCGGCCGTTCGCGCGGGAGACGATCGAGACCGTGCGTGGCGTCGGCTACCGCCTCAACGCCGACGGCTGA
- a CDS encoding PepSY domain-containing protein has product MSRKLMFVVGAVLTLALLTTGIAVAAGNRADDAAPADTATQSNDGSQLDDSGTADDAEDADTPDDDQEAGEAQDSDENLTGSPAEQAAKAALAATGGGTVLEVEAGDDPNAAYEVEIRTPNGDAAEVLLDTDFDVIGSVAGDDD; this is encoded by the coding sequence ATGTCTCGCAAGCTGATGTTCGTCGTCGGAGCCGTGCTGACACTCGCACTGCTCACGACAGGGATCGCCGTCGCAGCCGGCAACCGCGCAGATGACGCGGCCCCGGCCGACACCGCCACCCAATCGAACGACGGTAGCCAGCTCGACGACTCGGGCACCGCCGACGACGCCGAGGACGCCGACACGCCGGATGACGACCAGGAGGCCGGAGAGGCACAGGACTCCGACGAGAACCTGACCGGCTCCCCTGCCGAGCAGGCCGCCAAGGCCGCGCTCGCCGCCACCGGCGGCGGCACTGTCCTCGAGGTCGAGGCTGGTGACGACCCCAACGCCGCGTACGAAGTCGAGATCCGCACACCCAACGGCGACGCCGCCGAAGTGCTCCTCGACACCGACTTCGACGTCATCGGCTCTGTCGCCGGCGACGACGACTGA
- a CDS encoding helix-turn-helix domain-containing protein: protein MKHVLQALGDRDRLPDQKAASIAVSASDLFVHRSTVRYRLQRIRELTNADLTDPDTRFNLQWRRARAPSTPRPS, encoded by the coding sequence GTGAAGCATGTGCTGCAGGCGTTGGGTGATCGGGACCGACTCCCGGACCAGAAGGCCGCCTCGATCGCCGTCTCGGCGTCGGATCTGTTCGTCCACCGCAGCACGGTGCGCTACCGCCTCCAGCGAATCCGCGAGCTGACGAACGCTGACCTGACCGACCCCGACACCCGGTTCAACCTGCAGTGGCGACGCGCGCGTGCCCCTTCAACGCCTCGGCCCTCATAG
- a CDS encoding Na+/H+ antiporter NhaA: protein MLHPWTSYVIIPVFALANAGLDLSAVGLDATLLAPIAVGVLLGLLVGKPVGVTAGAWIATRLTRTPLPVACLGGSSPVRRRRRVASRARKGPARLVLGSVAAAIVDTRPVAALVLPGHAMTTAGNFA from the coding sequence ATGCTTCACCCCTGGACCAGCTACGTGATCATCCCGGTGTTCGCGCTGGCGAACGCGGGGCTCGACCTCAGCGCTGTCGGGCTCGACGCCACCCTGCTCGCACCGATCGCTGTCGGCGTGCTGCTCGGACTGCTGGTGGGCAAGCCCGTGGGAGTCACCGCCGGCGCCTGGATCGCGACCCGTCTCACGCGCACGCCACTGCCGGTGGCGTGCCTTGGCGGCAGTTCCCCGGTGCGACGGCGCCGACGGGTCGCATCTCGCGCTCGTAAGGGCCCGGCGCGACTCGTGTTGGGGAGCGTCGCCGCCGCAATCGTCGATACCAGGCCCGTCGCTGCGCTGGTTTTGCCAGGCCACGCAATGACCACAGCGGGCAACTTCGCCTGA